The Brassica napus cultivar Da-Ae chromosome C1, Da-Ae, whole genome shotgun sequence DNA segment TACAGGTGTATCAACGTCATTTTCGACTATCAGTTCGCTTTAGAGAAAAAGATGAAGTTTCTCCATGGGACTCTTTATACCGCTGAGCTTGACTCGCCCCTTGAAAGCTCTATCTTTCAATGTTTTGTAATGCTTTTTATTATCATCCCGCCGTCGAGCATGGCTCCGGGATCTTCTACTTTGATTGTAAACTCTGTTGCTCTCTGAGCTTTTATAATATaagttgtgacaaaaaaaaaaaacaaattgtaaatTGATTCATTTTTCACATTATCAATCAATAggtttaaaaatgtataagaaAGTACCAACACATTcacaaacaaatatataagaatgaaaaataattcataatttatgtattaaatttcAACTGTAGTGACatgcatttttattttacttaattttataataaaaatataacaaacactaaaaatttaaaataattgcattaatgaaaaatgaaagctttttattaatttatcaaaccttTGATTTCTAATAAGAACAACAGAAACAATAGTAAAAAAACTGCATATTTTTACACATAtatgaaaatacaatatatCTTATCTTTTAATTGATCTTCACTTGCTTAACAAAGATTAATATAGACAAAGATAAGTTAATAATAACATCAATTACAATAATTGatgttaaaacaaatattttgtatcatttgttaataattatctcaaattaataacatttgttTTTCTGATATTATTTATGTGATGTAATATATATGATCTTTTTTGGTAGTGTATCATAtacatctcttgcaaatgcaaacctaaaacagaaaccacaaaatcatacaaaaaataataatctaaatcGCAAGTAAAGTATATCTTGCCCGTAGGACGGGCTGACCCTACTTAtcaatacaataattttaaccATGACTCATTGGAAAAAAATCATTAGAATAGGAAGAGAAACCTTATAATAACTAATTAATCATGTGTATAATTTGGTCTTgagttattataaaattaaatgggAGTCTTTCGTCTAATGCGCTACCTTATAATAATTCATCTCGAGATCacaatttcttctttttatgtGTGAAAAAGTTGATCGTGAACCCACGATACTACACGGTCACATGTCTTATAACTATggattaaatttaacattcattgatTGTATAACTATGCATAGTAGTAGTATAAATACCCCCTACTTGCCTCAGTAAGAAACCATCAAAATCAGAGCAAAATGAAGACTTTACTACTTCTCTTACTCAACTTCTTGtttcttttatcattttcttcaGCCGAGCAATGTGGTCGACAAGCGGGAGGTGCCCTCTGCCCCAACAATCTATGCTGCAGCGAGTACGGATGGTGCGGTTCCACCGAAGCTTACTGTGCGCTGCCTGGCTGCCAGAGCCAGTGCACTCCCAGTGGTCCTCCTCCTCCCCCTCCACCTCCTCCTGGTCCTCCTCCTCCTGATCCCACCGGCGGTCTTACTGATATCATAACAACATCTCAGTTCGATGACATGCTTAAACATAGGAACGATGCCGCTTGTCCCGCTAGAGGTTTCTACACTTATGATGCCTTTATCACCGCCGCTAAATATTTCCCCAGCTTCTGCAACAATGGAGACACTGCCGCAAGGAAGAAAGAGCTCTCTGCCTTCTTTGGTCAGACTTCCCACGAAACCACCGGTAAGCACTGATTATGTTTCTATCTTTTTCCAAAAACAAAGTTTTATGTTGGTATGGTGTATTATTCCTTAAGTCTTACAAACGGATTGAATGTCTGAAATTTTCATAatcttcaaaagaaaacaatttaaatatttagtacaaaaatataacagattttattttattatttttattttattttattattttcaaaacaatattttcccAAACACCAAAAGCAAacacaattatttttattatatattataagctAGTAACAGTCATTATAACCATTTGCCAATAAATACTATAAACTTaacgtaaattaaaaaaaaaacattttaaattttcaacGCGTTAATATCCCAAACTATTCTTAGCACGTCAATCATCGTTATCTGTTTTAACAAATAAAGAGTTCTATAAATAACGTGTTAGACTAAGTTGTGactaatatatttaatgaaATGGATGGTTGCACGTTGAAGGTGGGTGGCCAACAGCACCAGACGGACCATATGCATGGGGATACTGTTTCAAGGAAGAGGTGAGTCCTTCTTCAGACTACTGTTCACCGAGCGGAACGTGGCCATGCGCACCTGGCAAACGTTACTACGGAAGAGGGCCGATGCAGCTGTCGTGGAACTACAACTACGGACAGTGTGGAGCAGCCATTGGAGAAGACTTACTCAACAACCCTGACCTTGTCTCCAACGATCCAGTGATCTCTTTCAAAACCGCGATTTGGTTCTGGATGACTCCTCAGTCTCCAAAACCTTCGTGCCATGCCGTGATCAACTGCCAGTGGCAGCCTTCACCCGCAGACATTGCGGCCGGGAGAGTACCGGGTTACGGTGTGACAACGGATATCATTAACGGTGGATTAGAGTGTGGACATGGCCCAGACCCAAGGGTCATTGATAGGATTGGGTTTTATCAGAGGTACTGTGGCATCTTCGGTGTGAATACTGGAGATAACCTTGACTGTTTCAACCAAAGGCCCTTTGCTTCTTTTAAATCTTTCCTCGACGCTGCTATGTAATAGCAGCAGGTAACCTTGATTGTTACAATCAAAGGTCCTTTGCTTCTGTTAACTCCTTCCTCGACGCTGCTATGCAATAGCAGCAGCTTTGTATGTGAAAACAATAAGGGAATACCCAACTAAATAAAACGGAGGAGTAATATTTGCGATGTTTGCTATCAGGGAcgtttgggttcggttcggatatattcggatttcgggttttcaggttttcgggtttaaagatttcagtcctattcgggtatttctaaattttggttcgggttcgggttcggttcggatctttgcgggttcggttcgggttcggataacccatttaaattatttttaaaattttaatattcattatatgcttaaaatttctcaaaatctataaaaaaaaataatatattacatataaatttgtataatatatgtcaaaatacctaaaattaacatataaattggtttaatttgaatatttggatagaaaatcaatagatatttcaagtattttggtgttttgaatatattttagctattttagacatttacttttgactatttatgtatattttcaagtattttagatcacttaaaagtatcttatatattttggatgtttttaatatatattaaatctaaaaataagtattatatttaggtatataaatctatttcggttacattcgggtacccgagatATTTCGGTTctttaaataccaaaattttgaatccgttcggatatttaatcaattttggttcgAGTTTGGTACTACTCTTTTGGATGGGCTTCGGTTCGATTATTCAGATCCGgattttttgcccagccctattTGCTATTCTATATGAAAGTTGGATTGGGCTTTAAAATGGGCCTCAATAGACAAATCAGGAAAGATTTTTATGGTCGGTTTCAAGTGCCGACAGGTTTCGCATAACGTGTCGCTATCTCCAAACATCGTTTTCGAGTGAAACTGAAACCTTAGCGTAGTATATATTAAGGTTTGGATACAGTTACCGGTTAGACCGAATTAAACCAGTCCAAAACTCTAATAGCCACCTCTTTCTTATGCATTACAAGACCAGATTCAAAATCGAAGCATATTTGAACGTTAATTATagaaattttacaaatattttcacAGAAATTTTAGATCTGAACTAAAATTAAAACTGTACCAACTAAACCAAAACCGAATTGCAAACCGTAATTTTGACATTTCGACGACTGAAAAAAACcgaaaatatctaaaaagaaACGCATAGATCACCGAACCAAATAAAGATGAAAAGCagtttcttcttcgtcgttgttctctctctctcctccatcttcatttcctctctgaTCGCTACTTTCTCCAAAGACGACATGGCCATGCTCGGAGGCGTTCGCGATGTACCTGCTAACGAGAACAGTGTCGAGGTCGAGAGCCTCGCTCGTTTCGCTGTCGATGAGCATAACAAGAAAGAGGTTTGTttccctccctctctctctctctctttgatcgGTCTCAGATTCGTGTTTCTGCTTTGACCTAGTGCCGATTGATTAGAGATTTTTAGGAATTGATTTTTCTGGAGGATAGTGATCTGATTAATTGAGTTTACGTTTACAATTTTGTAGAATGCACTGCTCGAGTTTGCGAGAGTGGTGAAGGCGAAAGAGCAAGTTGTGGCGGGAACGATGCACCACCTGACTCTGGAGATCATCGAGGCTGGGAAGAAGAAGCTTTACGAGGCTAAAGTGTGGGTGAAGCCTTGGTTGAACTTCAAGGAGTTGCAGGAGTTCAAGCCTGCTAGTGATGATGGTGCCCCTTCTACTACCATCACTCCCTCAGATCTTGGCTGCAAGAAAGGTATGACTTTTTGAGTAAAAGGAGATACCTTTTATgtatgtgagagagagagattgtgtTTAAGAATGAGTTTTGATCATGAAAATTCAGATGAGAATGCATCTGGATGGAGGGAAGTTCCAGGAGATGATCCAGAAGTGCAGCACGTTGCTGATCATGCTGTCAAGACTATACAGCAGAGGTctaactctttgtttccttatgAACTCCAAGAGGTTGTTCATGCCAACGCTGAGGTATCTTTCTTTACTCGTATTTCAAACCTTGAACTGAAGCTTATTTAATACTATCTGCACTTGATTTTAACTATGGTTTCAGGTCAGTGGGGAGGCTGCAAAGTACAACATGGTTCTGAAGTTGAAGAGAGGGGAGAAGGAGGAAAAGTTCAAGGTGGAGGTTCACAAGAACCATGAAGGTGTTCTTCATCTCAACCACATGGAGCAGCACCATGACTAGTC contains these protein-coding regions:
- the LOC111197837 gene encoding endochitinase CH25-like isoform X2, whose translation is MKTLLLLLLNFLFLLSFSSAEQCGRQAGGALCPNNLCCSEYGWCGSTEAYCALPGCQSQCTPSGPPPPPPPPPGPPPPDPTGGLTDIITTSQFDDMLKHRNDAACPARGFYTYDAFITAAKYFPSFCNNGDTAARKKELSAFFGQTSHETTGGWPTAPDGPYAWGYCFKEEVSPSSDYCSPSGTWPCAPGKRYYGRGPMQLSWNYNYGQCGAAIGEDLLNNPDLVSNDPVISFKTAIWFWMTPQSPKPSCHAVINCQWQPSPADIAAGRVPGYGVTTDIINGGLECGHGPDPRVIDRIGFYQRYCGIFGVNTGDNLDCFNQRPFASFKSFLDAAM
- the LOC111212055 gene encoding cysteine proteinase inhibitor 6-like: MKSSFFFVVVLSLSSIFISSLIATFSKDDMAMLGGVRDVPANENSVEVESLARFAVDEHNKKENALLEFARVVKAKEQVVAGTMHHLTLEIIEAGKKKLYEAKVWVKPWLNFKELQEFKPASDDGAPSTTITPSDLGCKKDENASGWREVPGDDPEVQHVADHAVKTIQQRSNSLFPYELQEVVHANAEVSGEAAKYNMVLKLKRGEKEEKFKVEVHKNHEGVLHLNHMEQHHD